In Clupea harengus chromosome 25, Ch_v2.0.2, whole genome shotgun sequence, one genomic interval encodes:
- the LOC116219576 gene encoding uncharacterized protein LOC116219576: protein MTVYSGEDQKCEKDGRISGRLNEEKPQVFMDISSTRVSDTIDPEFLVLTANTGGDDLRSDVDHRISVRTNTHFADDIKPTKSEEMALKGENLMLSCDYTVSAFTLQWYRQYPRSAPEFLVLTANTAGDDLRSDICKITKLFFLFHHFAGESVGNTITPSHSSVVIIEGEHVTFSCNYSGDVQSLQWYRQYPNSIPEFLYYILETSFSSEKVPRLIPSINKEGKRVFLELSSTEASDSAVYYCALRPTVTGTPTL, encoded by the exons ATGACTGTGTACAGTGGTGAAGACCAGAAATGTGAGAAAGATGGTCGGATTTCTGGTAGACTGAATGAAGAGAAACCCCAAGTGTTCATGGACATCTCCTCTACTCGAGTGTCAGA TACCATAGATCCAGAGTTTCTGGTGCTCACTGCCAACACTGGAGGAGATGATCTGAGATCAGATGTAGATCACCGAATATCTGTGAGA ACGAATACACATTTTGCAGATGACATTAAACCAACTAAATCAGAAGAGATGGCATTGAAAGGAGAAAATCTGATGCTGTCGTGTGACTACACTGTTTCAGCATTTACTCTACAGTGGTATCGCCAGTATCCCAGATCAGCTCCAGAGTTTCTGGTGCTCACTGCCAACACTGCAGGAGATGATCTGAGATCAGAT ATCTGTAAAATAACAAAATTGTTCTTTCTGTTCCATCACTTTGCAGGGGAGTCTGTTGGGAATACAATAACACCATCACATTCTTCAGTGGTCATTATTGAAGGAGAACATGTCACTTTCTCCTGTAACTACAGTGGTGATGTTCAGAGTTTGCAGTGGTATCGGCAATATCCAAACTCTATCCCTGAGTTCCTCTACTACATTCTTGAGACTAGTTTCTCTTCAGAGAAAGTTCCCCGTCTGATTCCCTCCATAAACAAAGAGGGAAAGCGTGTGTTTCTGGAACTCTCCTCTACTGAGgcgtctgactctgctgtgtactactgcgccctgaggcccacagtgacaggaaCTCCAACCCTGTAG